One window of Gavia stellata isolate bGavSte3 chromosome Z, bGavSte3.hap2, whole genome shotgun sequence genomic DNA carries:
- the MRPL17 gene encoding large ribosomal subunit protein bL17m: MRLSVAAAISHGRVYRRLGLGPRSRLDLLRNLVTALVRHERIEAPWARADEMRGYAERLIEYAKLGDTNERAMRMADFWLTEKDLIHKLFKVLAPRFQPHPGSYTRLLQIPNRDSLDCAKMAVIELKGNPFPPLIRPHRDSEKTLLNQLLKGYREDMQQAAAPQAPEGTPV; this comes from the exons ATGCGGCTCTCGGTGGCGGCCGCCATCTCGCACGGGCGCGTGTACCGGCGGTTGGGGCTGGGCCCGCGCTCGCGCCTCGACCTGCTGCGCAACCTGGTGACGGCGCTGGTGCGGCATGAGCGCATCGAGGCGCCCTGGGCGCGGGCAGACGAGATGCGGGGCTACGCCGAGCGG CTCATCGAGTACGCCAAGCTGGGGGACACCAACGAGCGCGCCATGCGCATGGCAGATTTCTGGCTGACG GAGAAGGACCTCATCCACAAGCTGTTCAAGGTGCTGGCACCCCGGTTCCAGCCCCACCCCGGCAGCTACACCCGCCTGCTGCAGATCCCCAACCGGGATAGCCTTGACTGCGCCAAGATGGCAGTCATCGAGCTCAAGGGGAACCCCTTCCCACCGCTCATCCGCCCGCACCGTGACAGCGAGAAGACACTGCTCAACCAGCTGCTGAAGGGCTACCGGGAGGAcatgcagcaggcagcagccccgcagGCCCCCGAGGGCACTCCTGTCTAG